A genomic window from Candidatus Nitrosotenuis uzonensis includes:
- the hsp14 gene encoding archaeal heat shock protein Hsp14, which translates to MGIVNYMAKEVAKEIGNKSREFYEFVLPPVDMYLEDDSLIAVIDLPGFDKKDIRLTLNKNILSVTAEKHETRTENPVYKQRPRVIDKKIPLPVQVKDDDVISAKLVQGVLTLRIPIVKNGKQISIE; encoded by the coding sequence ATGGGCATAGTAAATTACATGGCAAAAGAGGTAGCTAAAGAGATAGGAAATAAATCGCGCGAATTCTACGAATTTGTTTTACCTCCTGTCGACATGTATTTGGAAGATGATTCTCTGATTGCTGTAATAGATCTGCCTGGGTTTGACAAGAAGGACATAAGGCTTACTCTGAATAAGAATATTTTGTCCGTTACAGCAGAAAAACACGAGACCCGGACGGAGAATCCAGTATACAAGCAAAGGCCGCGCGTAATTGACAAAAAGATTCCACTTCCAGTGCAAGTAAAGGATGATGATGTCATCTCTGCAAAGCTTGTTCAGGGGGTACTTACCCTCAGAATTCCCATTGTGAAAAATGGCAAGCAGATTTCAATAGAATAA
- a CDS encoding ABC1 kinase family protein, with product MSLIRTINVLVKLVPIILTLRKDRREWVRQEGKNIDHEKFQKHARKILNTFVSLGPVYIKLGQWLSSRADILPQPYLEELAKLQDDVPAAPFDQVKPIIENSLGPIDETFSSINATAVSGASLGQVHLAKIKDQEVIVKVKRPGIEQLIQQDIKVLKKVIPFAIRFIDPNLRFSAQSMLAQFIETIHEELDYSIESSNLKKIRQNLRRHDKVIIPQVYDDYSSKDVLTMEYIPGIKITNIEDLDKKGIDRQKIVIDVHKVFFTMLLRDSIFHADPHPGNISISDDGSLILYDFGMVGKIDKETRMKLVRLYLALVEKDPARTVNAMNDLGMLTPDFNRSIIEQGIDLSIRTMHGRKPDEMEVKALMELANKTMAKFPFMLPKNLALYMRMSSIIEGIYKTHKVDFKFVKVLKGILEEEQLIKDAYIEEIKYSFTRFAKSLDATISIAPELKKFIEENRSLQLNAKPKNNTLLAGSILSSSIFIGSSLLYSSNQTAAAAGMLGSLVIMGIFVIFRKY from the coding sequence ATTTCATTAATTAGAACAATCAACGTGCTTGTAAAACTTGTCCCAATAATTCTCACGCTCAGAAAAGACAGACGAGAATGGGTGCGACAGGAGGGTAAAAACATTGATCACGAAAAGTTTCAAAAGCATGCAAGAAAAATCCTTAACACGTTTGTTTCGCTTGGTCCAGTATACATAAAACTAGGCCAGTGGCTTTCATCTAGGGCCGACATTCTACCGCAGCCCTATCTTGAAGAGCTTGCAAAACTGCAAGACGATGTGCCGGCGGCCCCATTTGATCAGGTAAAACCAATCATAGAAAATAGCCTTGGCCCTATAGATGAGACCTTCTCGTCAATTAACGCTACGGCCGTATCTGGCGCATCTTTAGGACAGGTTCATCTTGCAAAAATAAAGGATCAGGAAGTCATTGTCAAAGTAAAACGACCCGGAATCGAGCAGCTAATCCAGCAGGACATCAAAGTCCTAAAAAAAGTAATTCCATTTGCAATACGATTCATAGACCCTAACCTGCGCTTCTCGGCACAATCCATGCTGGCCCAATTCATAGAGACTATACACGAAGAGCTCGATTATTCAATAGAATCATCCAATCTCAAAAAAATAAGGCAAAACCTTCGCAGGCATGATAAGGTCATAATTCCCCAAGTATACGATGACTACTCCTCAAAAGACGTACTGACTATGGAGTACATCCCCGGTATCAAAATAACGAATATCGAGGATCTGGATAAGAAAGGAATAGACAGACAAAAGATCGTAATTGACGTGCACAAGGTGTTTTTTACCATGCTCCTGCGCGATTCGATATTTCATGCAGACCCACATCCTGGCAACATCTCGATATCTGATGATGGCTCTCTGATCCTCTACGACTTTGGAATGGTAGGGAAAATCGACAAGGAAACAAGAATGAAACTAGTCCGCCTCTATCTTGCGCTTGTTGAAAAGGATCCGGCAAGAACCGTAAATGCAATGAACGATCTTGGAATGCTTACTCCTGACTTTAACCGCTCAATAATAGAGCAAGGAATCGACCTTTCAATCCGTACTATGCACGGACGGAAGCCGGACGAGATGGAAGTAAAGGCACTCATGGAGCTTGCAAACAAGACCATGGCAAAATTCCCATTCATGCTGCCCAAGAATCTGGCGCTTTACATGAGGATGAGCTCAATCATAGAGGGAATATACAAGACCCACAAGGTCGATTTCAAGTTCGTCAAAGTTCTCAAAGGCATACTGGAAGAAGAACAGCTCATCAAAGACGCCTACATTGAAGAAATAAAATACTCATTTACACGTTTTGCCAAATCACTTGATGCAACAATTTCGATAGCCCCAGAGCTGAAAAAATTCATTGAAGAAAATAGATCCCTCCAATTAAACGCAAAGCCAAAAAACAACACACTGTTAGCAGGAAGCATCCTCTCATCCTCGATTTTCATAGGCTCCTCACTCCTATACTCATCAAATCAAACTGCAGCTGCCGCAGGCATGCTCGGCTCGCTTGTAATAATGGGAATATTTGTTATCTTCAGAAAATATTAG